In one Candidatus Nomurabacteria bacterium genomic region, the following are encoded:
- the ftsA gene encoding cell division protein FtsA, producing the protein MRDRFIAAIDLGSSAIRLAVGQVTVDSDRREILSMIGADEVLSVGISKGAVQSLDDVTSAVSAVLDRVERNIGIPVTEVYVGVGGAQVQVKPTKGVVGISNPDGIREEDYRRVLEHAAQSSHSANYEVLHRLPQRFTIDGQQSIKDPVGMQGARLEAEVCVIQGLVGHVRNITQSVMRTNVDVTGLVFSPLATAEAFLTPRQRDLGSALVNIGATTTSLAVFEDGELLHAVILPIGSDHVTRDIALGLQTSLEVAEQCKWHFVHGVSENMSNTEAIDLQELGAPESEFAYPRYISDIAVARLEEIFEKIEEELQKIGRSGMLSAGVVITGGGAKTRGIVDVARRVLRLPAVVASGSTIHTPLIEIAKDPAYATVISLLQWGYEDERGAQGIRSSAVASGDQLLKKVGGPLKKIFKSFIP; encoded by the coding sequence ATGAGAGATCGCTTTATTGCCGCCATTGACCTAGGAAGTTCCGCAATCCGTCTTGCCGTTGGGCAAGTGACGGTAGATTCGGATCGCCGCGAAATTCTCTCAATGATTGGAGCGGACGAGGTATTGTCCGTAGGTATTTCGAAAGGCGCCGTTCAGTCTTTGGATGATGTAACAAGCGCTGTATCAGCTGTTTTGGATCGTGTTGAACGTAATATTGGTATTCCTGTTACAGAGGTCTATGTAGGTGTTGGTGGGGCACAAGTACAAGTAAAGCCAACAAAAGGCGTTGTCGGTATTTCTAATCCAGACGGTATTCGCGAAGAAGACTATCGTCGCGTGCTTGAGCATGCGGCTCAAAGTTCTCACTCTGCAAATTACGAAGTCTTACATCGTTTACCACAGAGATTCACCATTGATGGGCAACAATCCATTAAAGATCCTGTTGGTATGCAAGGCGCTCGTCTTGAAGCAGAGGTCTGTGTTATTCAGGGTCTCGTTGGACATGTGCGTAATATTACGCAATCTGTCATGCGTACCAATGTTGATGTTACTGGGCTTGTTTTTTCTCCACTCGCAACAGCAGAGGCATTTTTAACACCACGTCAACGCGATTTGGGTTCAGCGCTCGTTAATATTGGTGCCACTACAACATCTCTCGCTGTTTTTGAAGACGGAGAGCTATTACACGCGGTCATTTTGCCTATTGGTTCTGATCACGTTACGCGAGATATTGCGCTTGGATTACAAACTTCATTAGAGGTGGCAGAGCAATGTAAGTGGCATTTTGTGCATGGTGTTTCAGAAAATATGTCCAATACGGAGGCGATTGATCTGCAAGAGCTGGGTGCGCCAGAATCTGAATTTGCTTACCCGCGTTATATTTCAGATATCGCTGTTGCGCGTTTAGAAGAAATTTTTGAAAAAATAGAAGAAGAGCTCCAAAAAATTGGCCGTTCAGGAATGTTATCGGCTGGTGTTGTTATCACGGGCGGTGGCGCAAAAACACGTGGTATTGTAGACGTAGCGCGACGAGTATTGCGCTTACCAGCTGTTGTCGCTTCAGGCTCCACTATCCACACGCCACTTATCGAAATCGCAAAAGATCCTGCCTATGCTACGGTAATCAGTCTCTTGCAATGGGGATACGAAGATGAGCGTGGTGCTCAAGGTATTCGCTCAAGTGCTGTTGCAAGTGGTGACCAATTGCTAAAAAAGGTCGGCGGACCACTAAAAAAGATCTTTAAATCGTTCATTCCATAG
- the ybeY gene encoding rRNA maturation RNase YbeY, with amino-acid sequence MIQFTRVTALPKVLSERDITRAAELLSKKLKIRKATLVSLSFVTPKRIQTLNKQYRKINKPTDVLSFNADPAMQSPVEFELGDIVICPSYATREAKRRAISAREELLRLMIHGVLHLKGYDHATEDEEMVMFRLQEELLERIMNV; translated from the coding sequence ATGATCCAATTCACACGAGTTACGGCTTTGCCAAAAGTGCTTTCTGAACGCGATATCACGCGCGCTGCAGAATTATTATCAAAAAAATTAAAAATACGAAAGGCAACCTTAGTGAGTCTTTCTTTTGTCACGCCAAAACGAATTCAGACATTAAATAAGCAGTATCGCAAGATAAATAAACCTACAGATGTGCTTTCATTTAACGCAGATCCAGCGATGCAATCACCCGTAGAATTTGAGTTAGGGGATATTGTTATTTGTCCTTCTTATGCCACAAGAGAAGCCAAGCGTCGTGCTATCTCAGCACGAGAAGAATTGCTTCGATTGATGATCCATGGGGTTTTACACCTTAAGGGATACGATCATGCTACTGAAGATGAGGAGATGGTGATGTTTCGCTTGCAAGAAGAGCTCCTAGAGAGGATCATGAACGTATGA
- a CDS encoding diacylglycerol kinase — MNGRSLWRSFQNALRGIVTAFRTERNFRIHSLAAVLVVIVVFALPFELWERFALLLVTVLVLVLELANSSLERLVDLAKPRLHEYAGEVKDLMAASVLIASVFALCVGIFIAGPRVIDVVFSL, encoded by the coding sequence ATGAACGGACGCAGTCTTTGGCGTAGCTTTCAGAATGCTTTACGAGGGATCGTAACTGCTTTTAGAACAGAGCGTAATTTTCGTATCCACAGCCTTGCTGCCGTCTTGGTAGTAATTGTTGTTTTTGCCTTGCCTTTTGAGCTTTGGGAGAGATTCGCGCTCTTGCTTGTGACAGTGCTTGTGCTCGTGCTAGAATTGGCGAACAGTAGTTTAGAACGCTTGGTAGATCTCGCGAAGCCACGCCTGCATGAATATGCCGGTGAAGTAAAGGATTTAATGGCCGCTTCGGTATTGATTGCCTCCGTTTTTGCCCTTTGTGTCGGCATTTTTATTGCCGGACCACGGGTTATTGATGTCGTATTTTCACTATGA